One candidate division WOR-3 bacterium DNA segment encodes these proteins:
- a CDS encoding GYD domain-containing protein produces MPYYILLTKLTDEGRKTLKDYPQRLKEVNEEVEEMGAKIIAQYAILGDFDFLNILEAPNNETIAKISTELGARGTIQITTYVAIPIDEFLKAIKK; encoded by the coding sequence ATGCCTTATTATATTTTATTAACAAAATTGACTGATGAAGGAAGAAAAACTTTAAAGGATTATCCTCAAAGGCTAAAGGAAGTAAACGAAGAAGTAGAAGAAATGGGAGCAAAGATTATTGCCCAGTATGCGATTCTTGGCGACTTTGATTTTCTTAATATTTTGGAAGCACCGAATAACGAAACAATTGCTAAGATTTCAACAGAACTTGGTGCCCGAGGAACAATTCAAATAACTACTTATGTTGCCATACCAATTGATGAGTTTTTAAAAGCAATTAAAAAATAG
- a CDS encoding 4Fe-4S dicluster domain-containing protein, with amino-acid sequence MEKSAKTKKRFTIIIECPERIPCNPCVDVCPKKAITIKDSLINIPKVDYNKCIGCLLCIPKCPGLAIFGINHDYNKKEVLLSIPYEFLPRPKEGTKVWGLDRNGKRICKVTVERVIENPKFNHCAIIQIRVKKKYSDKIRMIKV; translated from the coding sequence ATGGAAAAAAGTGCAAAGACTAAAAAAAGGTTCACAATTATTATCGAATGTCCCGAAAGAATTCCCTGTAATCCTTGTGTGGACGTATGCCCTAAAAAAGCAATCACTATTAAAGATTCTTTGATTAATATTCCAAAAGTTGATTATAATAAGTGTATTGGCTGTCTTTTATGTATTCCTAAATGTCCAGGTTTAGCCATTTTTGGTATTAACCACGATTATAATAAAAAAGAAGTTCTTCTTTCTATTCCCTATGAATTTTTACCAAGACCGAAAGAAGGAACAAAAGTCTGGGGATTAGATCGAAATGGCAAAAGGATTTGCAAAGTAACTGTCGAAAGGGTTATTGAAAACCCAAAATTTAATCACTGTGCAATTATTCAAATTCGTGTAAAAAAGAAATATTCTGATAAAATTCGAATGATTAAGGTATGA
- a CDS encoding 2-C-methyl-D-erythritol 2,4-cyclodiphosphate synthase: MRIGLGFDSHPLRKKRKLIIGGVEIPFAYGLSGHSDADILFHSLSDALLGSIGEYDIGYYFPDTNEKIKGISSSI, translated from the coding sequence ATAAGGATTGGTTTAGGTTTTGATTCCCATCCATTAAGAAAGAAAAGAAAGTTAATAATTGGTGGTGTTGAAATTCCTTTTGCTTATGGATTATCTGGCCATTCGGATGCGGACATACTTTTTCATTCGTTAAGTGATGCCCTTTTAGGTTCAATTGGTGAATATGATATTGGATATTATTTTCCCGATACTAATGAAAAGATAAAGGGAATTTCTTCTTCAATT
- a CDS encoding T9SS type A sorting domain-containing protein, producing the protein MVGKLNLQFPDPNIILIDSIKSFGNILPQDSAYTGEEGYLFRVANSCTNGYRINFILRCYDELDSVWLSSVYLKVGTALFTTGIVYALDTPPGNNNRRLDPGEECAIAIQLRNIGYGNGYNIYAILKSTDTSLRIIDSIGVYGNIPAGDSSMNLSDFYYVYASPRIIPETPIPCTLKIYGDNFSQILPFTITVGELRPCDPVTDGFYWVYEDIDTFYSECPNYEWVEIRNQGVRLDLGDDETRVIDLPSHFGLIKYYDTYYNQISICSNGWAAIGYTTRADYSNTPLPSQIPNHLACSWDDYYPPTGGGIWYYFDSLNHRLIIEWDSVHYFSPRDQWDKFQIIIYDTTVRTINGNNVILFQYYSNNYYLSNTVGFQNLTGTSFINILYNTQISRGFDSLKQGRVIKITPNPPQVSIEESSNKEIIRKTIIPQKKKITFYSQKDKEYTIFIYNLNGQLIKKENKYFKKGWQTYNIDKKLPTGIYLIFLKTADEKISKFKILMIE; encoded by the coding sequence GTGGTTGGTAAACTTAATTTACAATTTCCTGATCCCAATATTATTTTGATTGATAGTATAAAAAGTTTCGGTAATATTTTACCACAAGATTCAGCATATACCGGTGAAGAAGGTTATCTTTTCCGAGTCGCCAATAGTTGCACAAATGGTTATCGGATTAATTTTATTTTAAGATGTTACGACGAATTAGATAGCGTCTGGCTTTCTTCGGTTTATTTAAAAGTGGGAACTGCCCTTTTTACAACTGGAATTGTTTATGCCTTGGATACACCACCGGGAAATAATAATCGAAGATTAGACCCTGGTGAAGAGTGCGCAATTGCTATTCAATTAAGAAATATCGGTTACGGAAATGGTTATAATATTTATGCAATATTAAAATCAACCGATACCAGTTTAAGAATAATTGATTCAATTGGTGTCTACGGAAATATTCCAGCAGGTGATAGTAGTATGAATTTATCTGATTTTTATTATGTTTATGCTAGCCCAAGAATTATACCAGAAACTCCAATACCATGTACTTTAAAAATTTATGGCGATAATTTTTCCCAAATTCTACCATTTACTATAACGGTTGGCGAATTAAGGCCTTGCGATCCAGTAACTGATGGTTTTTATTGGGTTTATGAAGATATTGATACTTTCTATTCCGAATGTCCAAATTATGAATGGGTTGAAATAAGAAACCAAGGTGTGCGATTAGATTTAGGTGATGATGAAACAAGGGTAATTGATTTACCAAGTCATTTTGGTTTAATTAAATATTATGATACCTATTATAATCAAATATCTATTTGTTCTAATGGCTGGGCAGCAATTGGTTATACAACGAGAGCCGATTATTCCAACACTCCTTTACCTTCCCAAATACCAAATCATCTTGCTTGTTCTTGGGATGATTATTATCCACCAACCGGTGGCGGGATTTGGTATTATTTTGACTCTTTAAATCATCGGTTAATTATTGAATGGGATTCTGTCCATTATTTCTCACCAAGAGACCAGTGGGATAAATTTCAGATTATTATTTATGATACAACGGTAAGAACAATTAATGGTAACAATGTTATTCTTTTCCAATATTATTCTAATAATTACTACCTCTCTAATACTGTTGGTTTTCAAAATCTAACCGGAACCTCTTTTATTAACATTCTTTATAACACTCAGATTTCTCGCGGTTTTGACAGTTTAAAACAAGGAAGGGTAATTAAAATTACTCCTAATCCGCCGCAAGTATCAATTGAAGAATCTTCCAATAAAGAAATAATAAGAAAAACAATTATTCCCCAAAAGAAAAAGATAACATTCTACTCGCAAAAAGATAAAGAATATACTATTTTTATTTACAATCTTAATGGTCAGTTAATAAAAAAAGAAAACAAATATTTCAAAAAAGGTTGGCAAACCTATAATATTGATAAGAAACTACCAACAGGTATCTATCTTATCTTTTTAAAAACTGCCGATGAGAAAATCTCAAAATTTAAAATCCTGATGATTGAATAA
- a CDS encoding T9SS type A sorting domain-containing protein, which yields MGYLIIFLINITGPVGSYLGIFQGKWALDTISTYDTIHYFYPSETTEVYFYDEIVCESIVKETLWQGNIAYIQKTLYSEIWKFRPLSLNILYQKKFLKTNFQEFYDTLFEYGPYLCWNGTFFDTILIQETLYKTPFSINLSWSLGLRGRRFILDLDGEGIPNDTITFLADTLRVIDMENVQTPYGLIPNAYKIRNYSVIRIGASYMGFQWRDTTRINEIRWYKDSLWLVKDSTSINERMWFNLGTWILLAEAKRRSKVYLKDIFTGILERERKKIKSLLWQYPLTINLYGKESEITLINALGQVLYKELVKEKIIFDNKKYQKGIYYLRIKSKEKEEMFKLIIM from the coding sequence ATGGGATATTTAATCATCTTTTTAATTAATATTACCGGACCAGTAGGTTCTTATTTAGGTATTTTTCAAGGAAAATGGGCATTGGATACAATTTCTACTTATGATACAATACATTATTTTTATCCTTCGGAAACTACTGAAGTCTATTTCTACGACGAAATTGTTTGCGAATCAATTGTAAAAGAAACTTTGTGGCAAGGCAATATTGCTTATATCCAAAAAACTCTCTATTCGGAAATTTGGAAATTTAGACCTTTATCACTAAATATCCTTTATCAAAAGAAATTTCTCAAAACCAATTTTCAAGAATTTTATGATACCCTTTTTGAATATGGACCATATTTATGTTGGAACGGTACTTTCTTTGATACTATCCTTATTCAAGAAACCCTTTATAAAACACCTTTTTCAATAAATCTTTCTTGGAGTTTAGGTTTAAGAGGCAGAAGATTTATATTAGACTTGGATGGTGAAGGAATACCTAATGATACAATTACTTTTCTCGCCGATACTTTGCGAGTAATTGATATGGAAAATGTCCAAACTCCTTATGGTTTGATTCCCAATGCCTATAAAATAAGAAATTATAGTGTAATAAGAATAGGTGCATCTTATATGGGTTTTCAATGGCGAGATACCACAAGAATTAATGAGATTAGATGGTATAAAGATTCTCTTTGGTTAGTAAAAGATAGCACTTCTATTAATGAAAGGATGTGGTTTAATTTAGGAACATGGATTTTATTGGCAGAAGCAAAAAGAAGGTCAAAGGTTTATTTAAAAGATATATTTACTGGAATTTTAGAAAGGGAGAGGAAAAAAATTAAATCACTCCTTTGGCAATATCCATTAACAATTAATCTTTATGGAAAAGAAAGTGAAATTACCTTAATAAATGCCCTCGGTCAAGTTCTTTATAAAGAACTTGTAAAGGAAAAAATTATTTTTGATAATAAAAAATACCAAAAAGGAATTTACTATCTAAGAATAAAAAGTAAAGAAAAAGAAGAAATGTTTAAGTTGATAATTATGTGA
- a CDS encoding thymidine phosphorylase: MEFNFLSLIRKKRDGLELTKKEIEIFIKKLVNQEIPDYQTSAFLMAIYFQGLNFRETADLTLAMMRSGRIFRFKEKYVVDKHSTGGVGDKVSLILAPILAALGFKIPMIAGRALGHTGGTIDKLASIPNFKTKLTYQECENAIKEVGFFIAEQTEEMVPADKYLYSLRDATATVESIPLIVASIMSKKLAEDINFLLLDIKTGNGAFLEKFADAKKLAETIIKIGKLLKKKISVFITDMNQPLGKAIGNSLEVIEAIEFLKGSQPIDLKEIVFTFTKEFLIRTKFAKSKEEAEGLINKVIKEGKALEKFREMIKNQGGKEAIIENYNLLPKARYQEYYLAPQNGYIFHIDTKKIGFLCNFLGGGRTKIGEEIDYSVGFIFAKKVGEKVEKGTPILEIHANDKRKLKEVKRRLKEIILIREKKPKLLPLIYWHGRT; encoded by the coding sequence ATGGAATTTAATTTTCTTTCTTTAATTAGAAAAAAAAGAGACGGTTTAGAATTAACGAAAAAAGAGATAGAAATTTTTATTAAAAAATTAGTGAACCAAGAAATCCCTGATTATCAGACTTCGGCTTTTTTAATGGCAATCTACTTTCAAGGTCTAAATTTCCGTGAGACAGCCGATTTAACATTAGCAATGATGAGATCGGGCAGAATTTTTAGATTTAAAGAAAAATATGTGGTGGATAAACATTCTACTGGTGGAGTAGGTGATAAAGTTTCATTAATTTTAGCGCCAATTTTGGCTGCTTTAGGATTTAAAATTCCAATGATTGCCGGAAGGGCTTTGGGACACACCGGTGGAACAATTGATAAGTTGGCTTCCATACCCAATTTTAAAACAAAACTTACCTATCAGGAATGCGAAAACGCAATAAAGGAAGTTGGATTTTTTATTGCTGAACAGACAGAAGAAATGGTGCCGGCTGATAAGTATTTGTATTCTCTTCGTGATGCTACCGCTACCGTTGAATCAATTCCTCTGATTGTCGCCAGTATTATGAGCAAAAAGTTAGCCGAAGATATAAATTTTTTATTATTGGATATAAAAACTGGAAACGGTGCCTTTTTAGAAAAGTTTGCCGACGCCAAAAAACTAGCTGAAACGATAATAAAGATTGGAAAGTTATTAAAAAAGAAAATAAGTGTTTTTATTACTGATATGAATCAGCCATTAGGCAAAGCCATAGGAAATAGCTTAGAAGTAATCGAAGCAATTGAATTTTTAAAGGGAAGCCAACCGATTGATTTGAAGGAGATTGTATTTACTTTCACGAAAGAATTCCTTATAAGAACTAAATTTGCAAAAAGTAAAGAAGAAGCAGAAGGGTTAATAAATAAAGTAATTAAAGAGGGAAAGGCTTTAGAAAAATTTCGAGAAATGATAAAAAATCAAGGTGGAAAAGAAGCGATAATTGAAAATTATAATTTGTTGCCAAAAGCAAGATACCAAGAATATTATCTTGCTCCACAAAACGGTTATATTTTTCATATTGATACTAAAAAAATTGGGTTTCTTTGTAATTTTTTAGGTGGTGGACGGACAAAAATAGGTGAAGAAATTGATTATTCCGTTGGTTTTATTTTTGCTAAAAAAGTTGGCGAAAAAGTGGAGAAAGGAACGCCGATATTAGAAATTCATGCAAACGATAAAAGGAAATTAAAAGAAGTAAAAAGAAGATTGAAAGAAATAATTTTGATAAGAGAAAAAAAGCCTAAATTATTGCCTTTGATTTATTGGCATGGAAGAACTTAA
- the xerC gene encoding tyrosine recombinase XerC, whose amino-acid sequence MDNLIEKFLEYLKKERDYSEETVRAYKNDLLQFKEYLIDRENTNDLLKVNYQMVRNFVGYLIKYGYDKKSTARKLSAVKSFYKFLKSIKLIEKNPALGLKSPRLEKKLPTFLTEAQVKEVLDLQPPTEISYRDKAILELLYASGLRVSELVNLKISDVDFENRVLRVKGKGGKERVVPFGSYALKAIKNYLQERKDNSPYLFVSKFNKKLSNRQIQKIVKKYLSKIPNPPATNPHTFRHSFATHLLDRGADLRAVQELLGHSSLETTQIYTHLTIGKLKEIYKKTHPRAKLN is encoded by the coding sequence ATGGATAATTTAATTGAGAAATTTTTAGAATACTTAAAAAAAGAGAGGGATTATTCCGAAGAGACGGTTCGGGCATATAAAAATGATTTATTACAATTTAAAGAATATCTGATTGACCGAGAAAATACTAATGACCTTTTAAAAGTCAATTATCAAATGGTTAGAAATTTTGTTGGTTACCTTATAAAATATGGTTATGATAAAAAAAGCACCGCTCGGAAATTATCAGCAGTTAAATCTTTTTATAAGTTTTTAAAAAGTATAAAGTTAATAGAAAAAAATCCTGCCTTAGGACTTAAATCTCCGCGGTTAGAGAAAAAATTGCCAACCTTTTTAACGGAAGCCCAAGTAAAAGAAGTTTTAGACTTACAACCACCCACTGAAATAAGTTATCGCGATAAAGCAATCTTAGAATTATTATATGCTTCCGGATTGAGAGTATCAGAATTGGTTAATCTAAAAATAAGTGATGTGGATTTTGAAAACCGTGTATTAAGAGTAAAAGGTAAAGGTGGAAAAGAAAGGGTAGTTCCTTTTGGCAGTTATGCCTTAAAGGCAATAAAAAATTATTTACAAGAAAGAAAAGATAATTCGCCCTATCTTTTTGTATCAAAATTTAATAAAAAATTGAGTAACCGGCAAATCCAGAAGATTGTAAAAAAATATTTAAGCAAAATTCCTAATCCACCGGCTACCAATCCCCATACTTTCCGACACAGTTTTGCAACTCATCTCCTTGACCGAGGTGCCGATTTAAGGGCTGTTCAAGAACTTTTAGGTCACAGTAGTTTAGAGACAACACAAATTTATACCCATTTAACTATTGGCAAATTAAAAGAAATCTATAAAAAAACCCATCCCCGAGCAAAATTAAATTGA
- the lpdA gene encoding dihydrolipoyl dehydrogenase translates to MGDLIIIGAGPGGYVAAIRASQLNKKVILIEEKEVGGVCLNSGCIPTKTLLHLAKIIEESKNLKNYGIEFSLNKIDIKKVREFKDRVILRLRKGIEFLLNKYNVELIKDKAVFENEREVRLLKSNKKIKGEKFIIATGSKPSFLKNIKENNEIVWTSEEALNFEKIPEKLLIIGAGVIGLELGTIYSSFGSKVIFVEIANQILPGIDLEIANYLKNLLEKKGFVFYLNSILKEIDINKRKAKVEIKDKGEAEIDFENILLAVGRKPRSDELNLNNLTLDNFGYIKTDKKMMTDILGIYAIGDIRRPPLLAHKAMYEGKKVVEIIFKDIEEEEVFIPNCIYTEPEIATIGMSEEEARNKSLEIIVCKVPLSVIGRSLTMGKSEGFGKIIYDKNKREILGLHLIMPHASEIIGEGSIFLNLKLNLEKIKDVIHPHPTLSEIIEEIFLSVIKESIHNLPYG, encoded by the coding sequence ATGGGTGATTTAATAATTATTGGTGCTGGTCCTGGTGGTTATGTAGCAGCAATTCGGGCTTCCCAACTTAATAAAAAAGTAATTTTGATTGAAGAAAAAGAAGTCGGCGGTGTCTGCTTAAATTCTGGCTGTATTCCAACAAAAACTTTGTTACATTTGGCTAAAATAATAGAAGAAAGTAAAAACCTAAAAAATTACGGTATTGAATTTTCTTTAAACAAAATTGATATTAAAAAGGTAAGAGAATTCAAAGATAGGGTAATTTTAAGATTAAGAAAAGGAATTGAATTTCTTTTAAATAAATATAATGTGGAATTAATAAAAGATAAGGCAGTTTTTGAAAATGAAAGAGAAGTGAGATTATTAAAAAGTAATAAAAAGATAAAAGGAGAAAAATTTATTATTGCTACTGGTTCAAAGCCATCTTTTCTTAAAAATATCAAAGAAAATAATGAAATTGTTTGGACATCCGAAGAGGCATTAAATTTTGAGAAGATACCGGAGAAATTATTAATAATTGGTGCCGGAGTGATTGGCTTAGAATTAGGAACAATCTATTCTTCTTTTGGCTCAAAAGTTATCTTTGTGGAAATTGCTAATCAAATTTTACCGGGTATTGATTTAGAAATTGCTAATTATTTAAAAAATCTTTTAGAGAAAAAAGGATTTGTTTTTTATCTAAATTCAATTTTAAAAGAGATAGATATAAATAAAAGAAAAGCAAAAGTTGAAATAAAAGATAAAGGCGAAGCGGAAATTGATTTTGAAAATATTTTATTAGCGGTTGGAAGAAAACCAAGGAGTGACGAATTAAATTTAAATAATCTTACCTTAGATAATTTTGGTTATATAAAAACAGATAAAAAAATGATGACAGACATTTTAGGAATTTATGCGATTGGTGATATAAGAAGACCGCCTTTACTTGCCCATAAGGCAATGTATGAAGGAAAAAAAGTTGTTGAAATAATTTTTAAAGATATTGAAGAGGAGGAGGTTTTTATTCCTAATTGTATTTATACCGAACCGGAGATTGCGACAATTGGTATGAGTGAAGAAGAAGCAAGAAATAAAAGTTTAGAAATCATTGTCTGTAAGGTTCCTTTGTCAGTTATTGGTCGCTCTTTAACAATGGGAAAGAGCGAAGGTTTTGGGAAAATAATTTATGATAAAAACAAAAGAGAAATTTTAGGTCTTCATTTAATTATGCCTCATGCTTCAGAAATTATTGGTGAGGGAAGTATTTTCTTAAATTTGAAATTAAATTTAGAAAAAATAAAAGATGTTATCCACCCCCATCCGACATTATCAGAAATTATTGAAGAGATTTTCTTATCAGTAATAAAAGAATCAATCCATAATCTGCCCTATGGATAA
- a CDS encoding FAD-binding oxidoreductase encodes MKNNFDIVIIGAGVVGAATGYYLSQFGLKVAIIEKDYPTAGSTGRCIGGVRQQFAHPPTIKLMIQSVKLLTEYQEELKWDIEWYQGGYLFLAYSEKEKENYLKAIKIQQEFNLPVNFLSPEECQKIVPDLNSEGLLGGAFCPTDGQVNPFKLTFNYLKEIKRNKGVLYNFQKVVKIETKNSKVIGLKTDKNEYFSSPIIINCAGPYAKEIGKLVNLDIPVEPERHEAIVTEKVEHLFPCMIVDYRMDGCYFVQKHKTGNIVGCYTPVPNVPGYSLESSFEFFIEMPRRMARIIPKLKEIRILRQWAGSYEMTPDGNPIVGETPIEGFYLNCGMCGHGLMFAPAIGKALAHYIVKKESILPLEEFSLFRDFSKKEVMK; translated from the coding sequence ATGAAAAACAATTTTGATATAGTAATAATTGGCGCTGGAGTAGTTGGTGCCGCTACCGGGTATTATTTATCTCAGTTTGGCTTAAAAGTGGCTATTATTGAGAAGGATTATCCTACTGCTGGCTCAACTGGGAGATGTATTGGCGGTGTACGTCAACAGTTTGCTCACCCACCAACTATTAAATTAATGATTCAATCCGTAAAACTACTTACGGAATACCAAGAAGAACTAAAGTGGGATATTGAGTGGTATCAAGGAGGATATCTTTTTTTAGCTTATTCCGAAAAAGAAAAAGAAAATTATTTAAAAGCAATAAAAATCCAGCAAGAGTTTAATTTACCAGTAAACTTCTTGTCTCCCGAAGAATGTCAGAAAATTGTCCCCGATTTAAATTCAGAAGGACTTCTTGGAGGTGCTTTTTGCCCTACTGATGGTCAAGTTAATCCTTTTAAATTGACTTTCAATTATTTAAAAGAAATAAAAAGAAATAAAGGAGTACTTTATAATTTTCAAAAAGTAGTAAAAATTGAAACTAAAAATTCAAAAGTAATTGGATTAAAAACTGATAAGAATGAGTACTTTTCTTCGCCAATTATTATTAACTGTGCTGGTCCTTATGCGAAAGAGATTGGGAAATTAGTTAATTTAGATATTCCGGTGGAACCGGAAAGGCACGAGGCTATTGTAACAGAAAAAGTTGAACATCTTTTTCCTTGTATGATTGTAGATTATCGTATGGATGGATGTTATTTTGTGCAAAAACATAAAACTGGAAACATTGTTGGTTGTTATACTCCAGTGCCTAATGTTCCCGGTTACTCTCTGGAAAGTTCTTTTGAATTTTTTATTGAAATGCCCAGAAGAATGGCAAGAATAATTCCTAAATTAAAGGAAATAAGAATTTTGCGCCAATGGGCAGGAAGTTATGAAATGACTCCGGATGGTAATCCAATTGTTGGCGAAACCCCAATTGAAGGATTTTATCTAAATTGTGGAATGTGTGGTCACGGTTTAATGTTTGCCCCAGCAATTGGCAAGGCATTAGCTCATTATATTGTAAAAAAAGAATCTATATTACCTTTAGAAGAATTCTCTCTTTTTAGAGATTTTTCTAAAAAAGAGGTAATGAAATAA
- a CDS encoding tetratricopeptide repeat protein, which produces MEEKEEINKAKELLKAIKDGKIDETLANINYSDIPILEKVGVLLNIYSDPNYAKKIFERILDLDPENLSAKYSLGFAYFRLKDWEKALFYFQEVLKEDPTNSACWEEIGIIQINRGEYEKAIEAFEKAIKYSPTDVLPYFQLAQIYFQLQDYGKALKYINKALELRPRDTKILKEKANILLALQKYEEAIEPLEEIIEENPNDIETLLNLSFIFCQLKKYDLALKLINQAITLAPNDSKILVSKGYILGKLGRIKEELKYYERAIKLNPNDWQAYFNQGVVYYELQEKEKALELFQKALSLNPAASEVHHNIGILYLEKKEGEKAYYHLLKAVQLNPKIGNYWYSLGLFYLETGDAKTASQCFDEGLKYDINSYLLFSGKALALKEMDRLEEALRFINEAITINPYNSQLWYDKGEILEKMGKKEEAQECFKKGKELEEIKNSCF; this is translated from the coding sequence ATGGAAGAAAAAGAAGAGATAAATAAAGCAAAAGAATTATTAAAAGCAATAAAAGATGGTAAAATCGACGAAACCCTTGCAAATATTAATTATTCTGACATACCAATTTTAGAAAAAGTTGGTGTTCTTCTTAACATCTATTCTGACCCTAATTATGCCAAAAAGATATTTGAAAGAATCCTTGATTTAGATCCAGAAAACCTTTCAGCAAAATACTCTTTAGGTTTTGCTTATTTTCGGTTAAAAGATTGGGAAAAAGCCCTCTTCTATTTTCAAGAAGTTTTAAAAGAAGATCCCACCAATAGTGCTTGCTGGGAAGAGATAGGAATAATTCAAATCAATCGAGGAGAATATGAAAAGGCAATTGAAGCCTTTGAAAAAGCAATTAAATATTCTCCTACCGATGTTCTCCCCTATTTTCAATTGGCTCAAATTTATTTCCAATTACAAGATTATGGAAAAGCTTTAAAATATATCAACAAAGCACTTGAATTAAGACCCCGAGATACAAAAATTTTAAAAGAAAAAGCAAATATTCTGCTCGCCTTACAAAAATATGAAGAAGCGATTGAACCATTAGAAGAGATTATTGAAGAAAATCCCAATGATATTGAAACACTTTTAAATCTCAGTTTTATTTTTTGTCAACTTAAAAAATATGATTTGGCGTTAAAATTAATTAACCAGGCAATCACTTTAGCGCCCAATGATTCAAAAATTTTGGTATCAAAAGGTTATATTTTAGGTAAATTAGGAAGAATTAAAGAAGAATTAAAATATTACGAACGAGCCATCAAACTCAATCCTAATGATTGGCAAGCATATTTTAATCAAGGTGTTGTATATTATGAACTTCAAGAAAAAGAAAAAGCGTTAGAACTTTTTCAAAAGGCGCTGAGTTTAAATCCGGCAGCCTCCGAAGTTCATCATAATATTGGAATTTTGTATTTAGAAAAAAAAGAAGGAGAAAAGGCATATTATCACCTATTAAAAGCAGTTCAGCTAAATCCTAAAATTGGTAATTACTGGTATTCCTTAGGACTATTTTATTTAGAAACGGGCGATGCGAAAACGGCTTCTCAATGTTTTGACGAAGGTTTAAAGTATGATATCAATTCCTATTTATTATTTTCTGGTAAAGCGTTAGCATTAAAAGAAATGGATCGTTTAGAGGAAGCATTAAGATTTATTAATGAAGCAATCACAATAAACCCCTATAATTCTCAATTGTGGTACGATAAAGGCGAAATCCTTGAAAAAATGGGGAAAAAAGAAGAAGCACAAGAATGTTTTAAAAAAGGAAAAGAATTAGAAGAGATTAAGAACAGTTGCTTTTAA
- a CDS encoding (2Fe-2S)-binding protein, whose product MKRDNFIVCRCEDITWQEIEELVKRGFTLEEIKKLTRCGMGYCQGRTCFNILIRLLKISDPKKIPKKRPPLKPISIEKIINYFEK is encoded by the coding sequence ATGAAAAGAGATAATTTTATTGTTTGTCGTTGTGAAGATATAACTTGGCAAGAAATTGAAGAATTGGTTAAAAGAGGGTTTACTTTAGAGGAAATCAAAAAATTAACCCGTTGTGGCATGGGTTATTGTCAAGGTAGAACCTGTTTTAATATTCTTATCCGACTATTAAAAATTAGCGATCCAAAAAAAATTCCCAAAAAACGACCGCCCTTGAAACCAATTAGCATTGAAAAAATTATAAATTATTTTGAAAAATGA